A region of the Trichocoleus sp. FACHB-46 genome:
TGGGACTGGTATCAAACCCGGTGATAACGTGCCAAATATCGTGAGTTTGCTGCCACCGCGCTTCTACATAGCGAGTATCCGAATCAACCGCGATCGCAGGCTGTAACGGTTGGAGTTCCAACCACAGCATATGATGGGCATAAACATAGCCCAGGGAGCCTTTGGGGTAGTGTTGCAACGTCTCTAAATCATGAGAGGGAGCAAGGTAACGTTCTGACAGGAGCGCGGCAACGGTGGGTGTTGCTTTTAGGGATGCCACTGCCAGTTCAAAAGCACAACTATCTACCAAGCTACGGCTCAGTTCCCAAACGGGTACTAGACTTGCCCGGGGATCGAGCAACAGGGTGATAAAAGCTTTCAGGCCTCGCAGGCTCTGTACCATTGATGGTACGGATGTCTGACTGAATGAAGAGGAGGGGCGATCGCGAAAAAAAGTAGTGAGTCGCATGAGCAGGCCTCCCAGGGATAAAACTCCGGTAGAATGCGAACAATGGTCATATTTCTAAAATACGAACGCTGTTCATGTTTTGTCAAGGGAAGTGATAGACAATGGTAGACGAGCGACCCAAAGCCTCAACCCTGCGGCGGCAACCTCAACAAGCCCGGAGTCAGGAACGGGTACATCACATCCTTGATATGGCGGAGCAGCTCTTTATAGAACTGGGGTATGACCAAGTCACCACCCGCGCGATCGCCACTCGCTCCGAGGTGCCCGTGGGGTCGCTTTATCAGTTTTTTCCTGATAAAGCAGCAATTCTGCGGGCACTTGCGAATCGATACTTTGAGCAGGAATACCGCCTGCTTATGCAACTCCACGCCGAACTGGCAGAATCCGAGATTGCTCTTTACATCGATCGCATGATTGACACGATGGAGCACTTTGCAGCGGAGCATCCTGGCTATCGAGCGGTGCTGGGACCCTGGCTGAAGCTAATGAGCACGGCTGATGCCGAGGAGATGAATGAACCTGATCCGTTGCTACTACCAGGACTCGCCAATTTTTTGTCCCAGCGCAACCCAGAACTCGATAGTACCCGATGTGAACTAGTTGCCAGCATTGTCCTCAAAACAACCTACGAGTTGCTGTGGCTGGCATCGACTCGCGATCGGCTCCAGCAACCCGCCCTGGTCGCAGAAACTAAAACTCTAATTACGGCGTACCTGCAAAGCTACAAAATTTAATCCCCTGCTTGAACCCTGACACAATCCCAATCTCATTCAGCGATCGCCTCTGCTGATACTCAGCAGCTCTGGAGCGAGAGTCAGTTTGAACTTCCCCAATCGACTCCCATCATGCCTATAGTCGTCTCCTGATTATGGGATATTGAAGAATCTTGTTAGCTCCTGCCCCTTCGACTGGATGTGCAGACCCAAATTATTCATTGGTCAACAAATTGGGCAGCGATTGGTGCAAGATTTCGTAGACCCGTGCCATCGTAATGCCGTCACGTTGCTCCTGAGCCAGTGGATGTTGGACCTGCTCGGGAAAGGATAAGAGGGGACGATCTTGTGCACCTCGGAGCTGCACATACAGGGGCAGTTGATAGGTGCTGGGTTGATAGCAGTTCAAAGCGGCTGAGAGGAGACCCGGGAAAGGTGGCTCTTTGGTTCCATCCACTTCGTAGAGTTCAATATAGCGATAGAACGAGTTCTCCTCAACCTCAGTCCAGACTCCCC
Encoded here:
- a CDS encoding TetR/AcrR family transcriptional regulator; this encodes MVDERPKASTLRRQPQQARSQERVHHILDMAEQLFIELGYDQVTTRAIATRSEVPVGSLYQFFPDKAAILRALANRYFEQEYRLLMQLHAELAESEIALYIDRMIDTMEHFAAEHPGYRAVLGPWLKLMSTADAEEMNEPDPLLLPGLANFLSQRNPELDSTRCELVASIVLKTTYELLWLASTRDRLQQPALVAETKTLITAYLQSYKI
- a CDS encoding DUF2199 domain-containing protein; its protein translation is MKHYRCTICEQDHSDVPMDIAQPRPIDYYAIPPEARDERITITADLCCIDDKRYFLRGYMPIPVQDSPEVFGWGVWTEVEENSFYRYIELYEVDGTKEPPFPGLLSAALNCYQPSTYQLPLYVQLRGAQDRPLLSFPEQVQHPLAQEQRDGITMARVYEILHQSLPNLLTNE
- a CDS encoding Coq4 family protein, which codes for MRLTTFFRDRPSSSFSQTSVPSMVQSLRGLKAFITLLLDPRASLVPVWELSRSLVDSCAFELAVASLKATPTVAALLSERYLAPSHDLETLQHYPKGSLGYVYAHHMLWLELQPLQPAIAVDSDTRYVEARWQQTHDIWHVITGFDTSPIGEIGLQAFYLAQFQLPLASLLIANALIRVTLLQPEALNALMSEIARGWEMGQAAKPLIAQKWEEAWDKPVVVWRRELNVYPNRI